A window of Hevea brasiliensis isolate MT/VB/25A 57/8 chromosome 14, ASM3005281v1, whole genome shotgun sequence contains these coding sequences:
- the LOC110660231 gene encoding ankyrin repeat-containing protein BDA1-like, producing MDKRWAEAAREGNIPELYNLIQEDTDVLENIDRKAFVDTPLHIAALQGHIEFAMEVMNLKPSFSKKLNKDGLSPMHLAVQNDHTLVVMWLIDVDRNLVRVKGKGGFTPLHYAAEKGNLNILREFYRGCPESIKDVTFQGDTVFHIAVKNHQKDAFELLLMKWLRWSSFEDAHFWERELLNWKNKGGETVLHIAASENGWNNQRQVLKMLLRCRARTDIEDLAGLTAMEILRDQVRLTERQIWNMQAAGAGFLFPLILFYKRVISLAHSVRQEAQTPRSRPLEWKLWRRRKWKSSEKRNIELVVDTLVATAVFQASLSPPGGLWQGTANADINSPMRVNNSSTTSAATSTHFTGTSVMSRTDFHIFFFANLVLLAVTACRMTAHLMHDDGGPSFSLLSVNWVIFSYLFSLTIITPNKEKMDSSIFRITLYIFAVYSLIALFAVYFVKYISVPSEPRVKPRRRRVKIRDRKEWW from the exons ATGGACAAGAGGTGGGCTGAGGCAGCTCGAGAAGGAAATATTCCTGAATTGTATAATCTAATCCAGGAGGATACAGATGTCTTGGAAAACATCGACAGGAAAGCTTTTGTTGATACTCCGCTGCACATAGCTGCTTTACAAGGGCACATTGAATTCGCGATGGAGGTTATGAACCTGAAGCCATCTTTTTCTAAGAAGTTAAACAAAGATGGTCTTAGCCCCATGCACCTTGCTGTGCAAAATGACCACACGCTAGTGGTGATGTGGCTCATAGATGTTGATCGAAACCTTGTCCGTGTCAAAGGAAAGGGAGGTTTCACTCCTTTGCATTATGCAGCTGAAAAAGGAAACTTGAACATTTTGAGAGAATTTTATAGAGGTTGCCCCGAATCTATCAAAGATGTTACCTTTCAAGGCGATACTGTTTTTCACATTGCAGTAAAGAACCACCAAAAGGATGCTTTTGAATTGTTGTTGATGAAATGGCTTAGGTGGTCTTCATTCGAAGATGCCCATTTTTGGGAAAGAGAGCTCCTTAACTGGAAAAACAAGGGAGGTGAAACCGTGCTGCACATTGCTGCTTCGGAGAATGGATGGAATAATCAACGCCAG GTACTAAAAATGTTGCTGCGATGTCGTGCTAGAACTGATATAGAAGATCTTGCTGGTTTGACGGCTATGGAAATCCTGAGAGACCAAGTTCGATTAACGGAAAGACAAATTTGGAATATGCAAGCAGCCGGTGCAGGATTTTTGTTtccattaatattattttataaaagagTGATATCTCTTGCACATTCAGTCCGTCAGGAAGCTCAGACACCGAGATCAAGGCCTTTGGAGTGGAAATTATGGCGGAGGAGGAAATGGAAATCCAGTGAGAAGCGCAATATAGAGCTGGTAGTTGATACACTGGTTGCAACAGCCGTCTTCCAGGCATCACTGAGTCCACCTGGTGGACTTTGGCAGGGTACTGCTAATGCTGATATTAATTCGCCTATGCGCGTCAATAACTCTTCAACTACTTCTGCAGCAACTTCTACACACTTCACGGGTACATCAGTAATGTCTAGGACCGActttcatatatttttctttgCAAACTTGGTCTTGCTCGCCGTAACAGCTTGTCGAATGACCGCACATCTTATGCATGACGACGGCGGACCATCATTTAGTCTTTTATCTGTTAATTGGGTGATTTTTTCTTACTTGTTTTCATTGACAATCATAACACCGAATAAGGAAAAGATGGACTCTAGCATCTTTAGGATTACTCTTTATATATTTGCTGTATATTCCCTTATTGCATTATTCGCAGTATATTTTGTTAAGTACATATCAGTACCTAGCGAGCCTAGAGTAAAACCAAGAAGACGTCGCGTGAAAATTCGTGACAGGAAAGAATGGTGGTAA
- the LOC110653229 gene encoding ankyrin repeat-containing protein BDA1, translated as MDQRLRDAAQAGDINGLYRLIQEDATVFEAVQQVGDIRQRLREAAQAGDNDGFYNLIRENANVLEAAQLRDIGQRLTRAAEAGDIGALYALIRQDARVLERIDEVPFVDTPLHIAASAGHIDFAMEIVNLMASFTRKLNPDGFSPMHLALRNEQMLMVMWLIDVDGNLVRLKGKGGITPLHYATEKGNLSILKECYKGCPESIKDVTFHGDTAFHIAVRNHQNDAFELLMEWLKKSSFKDADFWERELLNWKNEEGRTVLHIAALETGWNGQLQVLEMLLRCPYARTDIQDLAGQTARQILRDQVGLTEKQISNMQDAGTRFLFPLLLLYRSVISPRHSVNQLDNMPRLMFLVSRFLRKSKWKSSERRNTELVVETLILTAMHQASLSPPGGLWQGNATVDINSPIRVSNSSTSEATSLLLAGTSVMSQNDFEIFYILNSGLFGLTALRTVTNLLQDYSGFSLITTFSVNWLIGSYWFSMSVITPDKKAKGYFFFHVLLYVFAAYALISFVIFCILYILLPKEPQIKPRRRRQKIHVRREWWQ; from the exons ATGGACCAGAGGTTGAGGGATGCAGCTCAAGCAGGAGATATTAACGGCTTGTATCGTCTAATCCAGGAAGATGCAACTGTTTTTGAGGCGGTCCAGCAAGTAGGAGATATTCGTCAGAGGTTGAGGGAGGCCGCTCAAGCAGGAGATAATGACGGCTTCTATAATCTAATCAGAGAAAATGCGAATGTTTTGGAGGCGGCTCAATTACGAGATATTGGTCAGAGGTTGACGCGGGCCGCTGAAGCAGGAGATATTGGCGCCTTGTATGCTCTAATCCGTCAAGATGCTCGTGTTTTGGAACGTATCGATGAGGTGCCTTTTGTTGACACACCATTACACATAGCTGCATCTGCGGGACATATTGATTTTGCCATGGAGATAGTGAACTTGATGGCATCGTTTACCAGGAAGCTAAACCCAGATGGTTTTAGCCCCATGCACCTTGCTTTGCGGAACGAGCAGATGCTAATGGTGATGTGGCTCATAGACGTTGACGGAAACCTTGTCCGTCTCAAAGGAAAAGGGGGTATCACTCCTTTGCATTATGCAACTGAAAAAGGGAACTTGTCTATTTTGAAAGAATGTTATAAAGGTTGCCCCGAATCTATCAAAGATGTTACCTTTCACGGCGATACTGCTTTCCACATTGCAGTAAGGAACCACCAAAATGATGCTTTCGAATTGTTGATGGAATGGCTTAAGAAGTCCTCATTCAAAGATGCCGATTTTTGGGAAAGAGAGCTCCTTAACTGGAAAAACGAGGAAGGTAGAACCGTTCTGCACATTGCTGCTTTGGAGACTGGATGGAATGGACAACTCCAG GTATTAGAAATGTTGCTGCGATGTCCCTATGCTAGAACTGATATACAAGATCTTGCTGGTCAGACAGCTAGGCAAATCCTGAGAGACCAAGTTGGATTAACGGAAAAACAAATTTCGAATATGCAAGATGCCGGTACAAGATTTTTGtttccattattattattatatagaaGTGTGATATCTCCTAGACATTCAGTCAATCAGCTAGATAACATGCCGAGGTTAATGTTTTTGGTGTCGAGATTTCTTCGGAAGAGCAAATGGAAATCGAGTGAGAGGCGCAATACAGAGCTTGTAGTTGAGACACTGATTTTAACAGCCATGCACCAGGCATCACTGAGTCCTCCTGGTGGTCTTTGGCAGGGTAATGCTACAGTAGATATTAATTCGCCTATTCGTGTTAGTAACTCTTCCACTTCTGAAGCAACTTCTCTACTCTTGGCGGGCACATCAGTGATGTCTCAGAACGACtttgaaatattttatattttaaactcTGGCTTGTTTGGCCTAACAGCTCTGCGAACAGTTACAAATCTTTTGCAAGACTACAGCGGATTCTCACTTATTACTACTTTTTCTGTTAATTGGTTGATTGGTTCCTACTGGTTTTCAATGTCAGTCATAACTCCAGATAAGAAGGCTAAAGGGTACTTCTTTTTCCATGTCTTACTTTATGTCTTTGCTGCATATGCGCTTATATCGTTCGtaatcttttgtattttgtacataCTATTGCCCAAGGAGCCTCAAATAAAACCCAGAAGACGTCGCCAGAAAATTCATGTCAGGAGAGAATGGTGGCAATAG